In Blastopirellula sp. J2-11, a single genomic region encodes these proteins:
- a CDS encoding redoxin family protein, producing MAIFKPYTTLSLAAALAAAATGTLQAATPTVEQALQLTPLQEVEYEIPTADEIAKCSIRSEKINGATGWVVYGPAGEKMRQFVDSNGDNKVDLWAYYNNGIEVYRDLDTDFNSKADQYRWLATGGSRWGFDENEDGAIDRWEIISPEEVSAEIVAAVRDKDVKRFQSLLLTAEEAKELGLGKEKAAELTSSLAAAAKDFTQWAAAQTAVKNGTKWVHFGATRPGIVPAGTDGASQDLLVYENVAAVVETAGEHSQIDIGTLVKFGNAWKVIAAPRNAAVADSAASQGFFFQASFAAKRPGMDGAGGRPAVNAEAQKLLDELEALDDKLTMATTAAARQDVTKKRIVTIEALVAASGEGEARDNWLRQLADAISAGVQTGEYPDGMAKLKTLADATAKAAPGSDVASYVQFRQMSADYTQQLQDPNANFTKVQDAWLENLEGFVKAYPKSDDAAEAMLQLAIANEFAGEEDKAQAWYAQIRDDFAGTSLAKKAEGSVRRLTSVGKTINVAGKTLDNKQVSLASLKGRVVLVHFWATWCEPCKQDQTIMRQLQAKYGRKGFELIGVSLDSDKADLSKYLAETRLTWPQIYEDGGLDSPLATDLGVLTLPTMFLVGADGKVISRNIHVSQLDTELSKLLK from the coding sequence ATGGCGATATTCAAGCCTTACACAACTCTCTCGTTGGCCGCCGCGCTGGCCGCTGCGGCAACAGGGACGCTGCAAGCCGCGACTCCCACCGTCGAACAGGCGCTGCAGCTTACTCCGCTTCAGGAAGTGGAATACGAAATCCCCACGGCGGACGAAATCGCCAAGTGCTCTATCCGCTCGGAAAAGATCAACGGCGCGACCGGCTGGGTCGTTTATGGTCCTGCCGGCGAAAAGATGCGCCAGTTTGTCGATTCCAACGGGGACAATAAGGTCGATCTCTGGGCCTACTACAACAATGGAATCGAGGTCTATCGCGATCTCGACACCGATTTCAACAGCAAGGCCGACCAGTATCGTTGGTTGGCGACCGGCGGCTCACGCTGGGGATTTGACGAAAACGAAGATGGCGCGATCGACCGCTGGGAGATCATTTCTCCCGAGGAAGTCTCGGCCGAAATCGTCGCCGCTGTCCGTGACAAAGACGTCAAACGCTTTCAATCGCTGTTGCTCACGGCCGAGGAAGCGAAGGAATTGGGGCTCGGCAAAGAGAAGGCTGCCGAGTTGACCAGCTCGCTGGCGGCCGCCGCGAAGGACTTCACGCAATGGGCCGCCGCCCAAACTGCCGTGAAGAACGGCACGAAGTGGGTTCACTTTGGAGCGACCCGGCCTGGGATTGTCCCGGCCGGAACCGACGGCGCGAGCCAAGACTTGCTGGTCTATGAAAATGTCGCCGCCGTCGTTGAAACCGCTGGCGAGCATAGCCAGATCGATATCGGCACATTGGTGAAGTTTGGTAACGCCTGGAAAGTGATCGCGGCGCCGCGCAATGCTGCCGTCGCTGATTCGGCGGCGTCGCAAGGCTTCTTTTTTCAAGCGTCGTTTGCGGCCAAACGTCCTGGGATGGACGGGGCCGGCGGGCGTCCGGCGGTCAACGCCGAAGCGCAAAAGCTGCTGGATGAGTTGGAAGCGTTGGATGACAAGTTGACGATGGCGACCACCGCCGCCGCTCGCCAAGACGTGACGAAGAAGCGTATCGTCACGATCGAAGCGTTGGTTGCGGCCAGCGGCGAAGGAGAAGCTCGCGACAACTGGCTTCGTCAATTGGCCGACGCAATTAGCGCCGGCGTGCAAACTGGCGAATATCCTGACGGCATGGCGAAGCTGAAAACTCTCGCCGATGCAACCGCCAAAGCGGCGCCGGGCAGCGATGTCGCGTCGTACGTCCAGTTCCGTCAAATGAGTGCAGACTACACCCAGCAGTTGCAAGATCCGAACGCCAACTTCACCAAGGTGCAGGACGCGTGGCTCGAAAACTTGGAAGGGTTCGTCAAGGCCTACCCCAAGAGTGATGACGCCGCCGAAGCGATGTTGCAGCTGGCGATCGCCAACGAATTTGCTGGTGAAGAAGACAAGGCGCAGGCCTGGTATGCACAAATTCGCGACGACTTTGCTGGCACTTCGCTGGCGAAAAAGGCGGAAGGTTCGGTGCGACGTTTGACTTCGGTCGGCAAGACGATCAACGTGGCGGGCAAAACGCTCGACAACAAGCAGGTCAGTCTCGCGTCGCTCAAAGGTCGCGTTGTCTTGGTCCACTTCTGGGCGACCTGGTGCGAACCTTGCAAGCAAGACCAGACGATCATGCGTCAGCTGCAAGCGAAGTATGGTCGCAAGGGCTTTGAATTGATCGGGGTTAGCCTCGATTCGGACAAAGCCGATCTGTCCAAGTACCTGGCGGAGACGCGCCTGACCTGGCCGCAGATCTATGAAGATGGTGGACTCGATAGCCCGTTGGCGACCGATTTGGGCGTGTTGACGCTGCCGACGATGTTTTTGGTCGGCGCTGATGGCAAGGTCATCAGTCGTAATATTCACGTCAGCCAGCTCGATACCGAATTGAGCAAGCTGCTGAAATAG